The Couchioplanes caeruleus sequence TCCTGATGACCTCACTGACCACGAAGACCGACGCGGCGTCCTCCACATACGACACGCACGTCAACCGGGAGCCGTGGAACGCCGGGTGGACCGTGCAGGACGTCGCCCGGACCGCCGGCGCCACGGTCGGCACTCGTGCGGAGTTCGGCTATCGCGGCATCTTCGACCCGACCGGCCGCTGGTATCACAACACCCACGAGACGTTCGTCACGGTCGCGGCGGACGGCACGGCGACCTGCCGCCAGAGCGTGGTGCTGCGCCACGCCTTCATCGGCTGGCACTGGGAACACGGCTGCTCCTGACGCTTCGACCTCATGCCGCGAGCCTGAACCGTTCTGCGTGGATCTGGCTACGGGGGACCTTCAGGGCCCGCAGGGCGCGGATCACGGCCTCGGTCATCGGGGGCGGGCCGCAGACGAAGATGTCGCGCTCGGCGACGTCCGGCACCGTGGTGGCCAGGTTGTCCGGCGCGAACGGGGCGAACGGCGGGCTTCCGGCTCCCGTACGGCCGGCCAGCAGGTGCACCCGCGCCCCGCGCTCGTGCGCCAGGGACTCCAGCTCGGCGAGCAGGACGGCGTCGGCCCGGCTGTGCACGCGGTAGAGCACCACGACGTCACCGGACAGCTCCTCGAGCAACGCCCGGATCGGCGTGACCCCCACTCCGCCGGCGACCAGCAGCGTCTTGTCGCGCGTGCGGCGCAGGGAGGTGAAGGCGCCGTACGGCCCCTCCGCGAACACCCGCGAGCCGACCGGGACGTGCCGCAGCGCCGCGCTCGCCCCGCCGACGGCCTTCGCGGTCAGCCGCAGCGTGCGCCCGTCCGGCGCCGCCGACAGCGAGAAGGGGTTCGCCTGCCACCAGCGGGCGTACCCGGGGAACCGCCAGATGAAGAACTGCCCGGCCCGGGCGGGCAGCCGGTCGAGGTCCCGGCCGGAGATGTGGACGGAGACCACGTCGTCGGACTCGGGCACCACCGCGGCGACCCGCAGCCGGTGCCGCGCGTTGCGCCACAGCGGCATCGCAATTCGGCCCACGAGCAGCGCCCCGAGCGCGAAGACCCACAACGCCCACCAGTACGCGGTCGCGACCGGTGCGGCCGTGAACGCCGAGACCTCGAACAACTGGTGGACCAGGACCAGCGCGACCGCCGCGTAGAGGAGCACGTGTACCGCGTGCCAGGTCTCGTACTGCAGGCGGCGGCGGACCGATCGGAGCGACGCCGCGGCCGCGACCACGACGACGACCAGCGCGATCATGCCGACCAGCGACCCCAGCATGCCTGCCAGGTTCCGGAACTGCTGCCAGGTCGAGGAGTGCGAGACGGCCGCGTAGCCCGCCATGACGAACAGCGGATGCAGCAGCACCACCCAGAACAGCGTGAACCCCGTCCACCGGTGCCACGAGGTGAGCCGGTCCATGCCCACCCGCCGGTCCAGCCACGGCAGCCGCGCGACGAGGGTGAGCTGCAGGATCATCAGCAGGGCGGCGTGCAGCCCGAGGAACTGCCCGACGCCGACCAGCGCGTGCTTCGGCTCGGGCGCGATGGTGAAGAACAACGTCCACACCACGGCGACGTTGAGGAGCACGAGACCCCAGAAGAGCTGAACGGTCCGCATGCCGGCCTCCCACGGTTGACGGTGACCGTCCTCACGAAGCCGTGCCGGTGAGGCGGGCCGGGGTACAGGTGGAACTGACGAGCCGATCGCCCGTCCCCGCGTTGATACCGTACGCGGGGTACAACCACGAACACCGGAGGCTCACATGGCGCAACGCACTGCCCCACGGCATCGTGTGGTGATCGTCGGAGCCGGGTTCGGCGGCCTCTTCGCCGCGAAGGCGCTGCGCCGGGCCGACGTCGACATCACGCTGATCAACGGCACCGCGTACCACCTCTTCCAGCCGTTGCTCTACCAGGTCGCGACCGGGATCCTCTCCGAGGGCGAGATCGCCCCGCCGATCCGCGAGATCCTCAAGCGCCAGGAGAACGTGGACGTCAAGCTGGGCTGGGTCACCGACGTCGACGTCGCGGCGAAGAAGGTCCTCGTCTCGGCGCCCGGCATCGACTACTCGGTCGAGTACGACACGCTCATCGTCGGCGCGGGCGCCAGCCAGTCCTACTTCGGCAACGACCAGTTCGCCGACCATGCGCCGGGCATGAAGAGCATCGACGACGCGCTCGAGCTGCGGGCCCGGATCTTCGGCGCCTTCGAGCTGGCCGACCTGCACGAGGACCCGGCCGAGCGGGAGCGGTGGATGACCTTCGTCGTCGTCGGCGCGGGGCCGACCGGCGTCGAGATGGCCGGGCAGATCGCCGAGCTGGCCCACCGCAACCTGCCCGGCCAGTACAAACACATCGACCCGCGCCAGGCCAGGGTGATCCTCATCGACGCCGTGGACGCGGTGCTGAAGACCTTCGGCGACCGTCTCTCCACCCGGGCGCTGCGCCAGTTGCACCTGCTCGGCGTCGAGGTCGAGCTGGAGACCAAGGTCGTCGGCGTGGACGCGACCGGCATCGACGTCGACACCCCGCGCGGACGCGAGCGCATCGCCTCGATGACGAAGATGTGGGCGGCCGGTGTCGCCGCCCCGCCGCTGTCCCGCAAGCTCGCCGCGGCCACCGGGGTGAAGACCGACCGGGCCGGCCGGATCCTGGTCGAGCCGGACTGCACGCTGCCCGGCCACCCGGAGATCTTCGCGGTCGGCGACATGATGGCCCTCGACAACCTGCCCGGTGTCGCCCAGGTGGCCATCCAGAGCGGACGGCACGCGGCCGACCAGATCAAGCGCCGCCTCGCGGGCCGGGAGACCGGCCGGAAGTTCACGTACTTCGACAAGGGCAGCATGGCGACCATCTCGCGCTTCCACGCGGTCGCCAGCATCGGCAAGGTGCACGTCTCCGGCTTCATCGGCTGGCTGATGTGGCTCGCCGTCCACCTGCTGTATCTCGTCGGCTTCAAGAACCGGGTGACGGCCGTGCTGCACTGGTTCGTCAGCTTCCTCGGCCGGGGTCGCGCCGAGCGCGTGGCGACCTTCCAGCAGGCGTACGCCCGGGCCGCGGTCCGCGAGTACGGCGATCCGTTCGAGCGCCGCAGGGTGACCGCCGGACCGGACGCCGGAAAGTAGCCGCCTCGCCGGCACCGGCCGAAAGGAGGAGGTGAGCAAGATCCTATTCAGCCGGGCGCCGGATGCCGTCCAGACTGTCGTTACGCCAGGCTTCCCTCGATCAACCGACGGGGGAGGTACGGGATGTCACGACGAGGATGGCGCGAGATCGTCCTGTTGTTGGGGGCGTTCGCCGCGTACAGCGGGGCGCGGATGCTGGCGGATCCGGATCTCGCCTCGGCCCGCGCCACCGCCGCGGCCCTGCTCGACGCGGAGCGTCTGCTGCAGCTTGACGTCGAGGCCGCCCTCAACCGGGCCGTGACCGGCACGCCGTGGCTGGCCGCCGCGATGTCGTTCTGGTATGCCGCCCTGCACTACCTCGTGACCCCGCTGGTGCTGGTCTGGCTCTACCGGCGGTGCCCGGAGCGCTACCCGGTGGCCCGCAACGGCCTGATCATCGGTTCCGCGCTCGGCCTGGTCTGCTACGTGCTGCTGCCGACCGCGCCGCCCCGGCTCATGCCCACGGGCTTCGTCGACACCCTCGCGAGCACGGCCGACCTGGGCTGGTGGTCGAGCCACGCGTCGGCGCCCGCCGGCCTCGGCCACTTCACCAACGAGCTCGCCGCCATGCCGTCGCTGCACGTGGGCTGGGCGTTCTGGGTCGCGTGGGCGGTGCCCGGCCTGCTGCCCCGGATGCTCGGCGGACTCTACGCCGCGATCACCGCGGTGGTGGTGGTCGGCACCGCCAATCACTGGGTACTTGACGCGATCGCCGGCGTAGCGGTGATCGCGGCCGGCATGCTGATATCCGGACGGCTGCGGCGCCGGCCGGTGCCTGGCCGTGCCGAGGGGGACGCCGTGGTCGCCCGGGTGCCGAAACAGGCCATGACCTGCCCCGACGGCCCGGCCGGCGAGGTGCGCCCCGCGGAGCCCGTGGGTGCCGCGGTGTAACCTGCCCCACTTTCCTGACCGATCGGCCAGTCTCTGACCGATCGGTCAGGCATGCTGGGATCATGGTTCGCGTCAGTACCCGCGATGAGATTCTCCGCGTCGCCGCCGAGCGGTTCGCCCATTTCGGGTACAAGGGCACCTCCCTGCAGGACATCGCCGCCGGGGTGGGATGCTCCAAGGCGACGCTGCTCTACCACTTCGCCAGCAAGGACGCGATCCTCGCCCAGCTTGTCGAGGCCGCCGCGCGCGAGCTCGGCGAGCTGGTCGCGCGGCTGGAGCCGCTCGACGCCGCCGCCGCCCAGGCCGCCGCCATCGACGGCTTCGTCGACCTCGTCCTGCGCTACCGGCGCGAGGCCGCGCTCATCTACGGCGGCATTCCGCAGTTCCTGCAGGAACCGGCGTTCGCCGACCTGCTCCCGCTCACCGACGCGCTCTGCGCCGCGCTCGCCGGGCGGTCCGATGACGCGAGCGCCTGCGTCGCCGCGAAAGTGGTCCTTTCCGGAATCGTCACCGTCGTCATCGACGAGGACAAGGACCCCACCGAGCTGCGGGCCGCCCTCCTGGGCGTGGCCCGGCGTGCCCTGATCCACCCTCACGAGAAGGACTGACATGGCAACCCTGCTGTACCGGCTCGGCCGGTTCTCGTTCCGCCGCCGCGGACTGGTGGTCGTCGTCTGGCTCGTGCTGCTGGCCGCCCTCGGCGGCGCGGCGCTGGCCTTCAAGGGCCCGACCGCGAGCGACTTCACCATGCCGGGCACCGAGTCCCAGCGCGCGATCGACGCCCTGCGGG is a genomic window containing:
- a CDS encoding NAD(P)/FAD-dependent oxidoreductase, whose amino-acid sequence is MAQRTAPRHRVVIVGAGFGGLFAAKALRRADVDITLINGTAYHLFQPLLYQVATGILSEGEIAPPIREILKRQENVDVKLGWVTDVDVAAKKVLVSAPGIDYSVEYDTLIVGAGASQSYFGNDQFADHAPGMKSIDDALELRARIFGAFELADLHEDPAERERWMTFVVVGAGPTGVEMAGQIAELAHRNLPGQYKHIDPRQARVILIDAVDAVLKTFGDRLSTRALRQLHLLGVEVELETKVVGVDATGIDVDTPRGRERIASMTKMWAAGVAAPPLSRKLAAATGVKTDRAGRILVEPDCTLPGHPEIFAVGDMMALDNLPGVAQVAIQSGRHAADQIKRRLAGRETGRKFTYFDKGSMATISRFHAVASIGKVHVSGFIGWLMWLAVHLLYLVGFKNRVTAVLHWFVSFLGRGRAERVATFQQAYARAAVREYGDPFERRRVTAGPDAGK
- a CDS encoding ferredoxin reductase family protein, which gives rise to MRTVQLFWGLVLLNVAVVWTLFFTIAPEPKHALVGVGQFLGLHAALLMILQLTLVARLPWLDRRVGMDRLTSWHRWTGFTLFWVVLLHPLFVMAGYAAVSHSSTWQQFRNLAGMLGSLVGMIALVVVVVAAAASLRSVRRRLQYETWHAVHVLLYAAVALVLVHQLFEVSAFTAAPVATAYWWALWVFALGALLVGRIAMPLWRNARHRLRVAAVVPESDDVVSVHISGRDLDRLPARAGQFFIWRFPGYARWWQANPFSLSAAPDGRTLRLTAKAVGGASAALRHVPVGSRVFAEGPYGAFTSLRRTRDKTLLVAGGVGVTPIRALLEELSGDVVVLYRVHSRADAVLLAELESLAHERGARVHLLAGRTGAGSPPFAPFAPDNLATTVPDVAERDIFVCGPPPMTEAVIRALRALKVPRSQIHAERFRLAA
- a CDS encoding TetR/AcrR family transcriptional regulator; translation: MVRVSTRDEILRVAAERFAHFGYKGTSLQDIAAGVGCSKATLLYHFASKDAILAQLVEAAARELGELVARLEPLDAAAAQAAAIDGFVDLVLRYRREAALIYGGIPQFLQEPAFADLLPLTDALCAALAGRSDDASACVAAKVVLSGIVTVVIDEDKDPTELRAALLGVARRALIHPHEKD
- a CDS encoding phosphatase PAP2 family protein — protein: MSRRGWREIVLLLGAFAAYSGARMLADPDLASARATAAALLDAERLLQLDVEAALNRAVTGTPWLAAAMSFWYAALHYLVTPLVLVWLYRRCPERYPVARNGLIIGSALGLVCYVLLPTAPPRLMPTGFVDTLASTADLGWWSSHASAPAGLGHFTNELAAMPSLHVGWAFWVAWAVPGLLPRMLGGLYAAITAVVVVGTANHWVLDAIAGVAVIAAGMLISGRLRRRPVPGRAEGDAVVARVPKQAMTCPDGPAGEVRPAEPVGAAV